The Microbacterium oleivorans genome contains the following window.
CGAGAAGGAGCGCGAGATCGTCACCGAGATCTCCCGCAACGAGGGCAAGCCCGACGCGGCGCTGCCGAAGATCGTCGAGGGTCGTGTGAACGCCTTCTTCAAGCAGGTCGCCCTGCTCGACCAGGACTACGCGAAGGACAACAAGCTGTCCGTCGCCCAGGTCGCGAAGGACTCCGGCATCACGATCACCGATTTCGCCCGCTTCAAGGTCGGCGCGTAATCACCGAAAAGGCCCGCATCCACGGATGCGGGCCTTTTCCATGCCCGTCCGGGCGATACTCTGCAACAGCGACGAGAGGGACACGATGAACGATGAGAAGACCGGGCGCCGCCGCGTCCTGCTTAAGCTGTCGGGTGAGGCGTTCGGCGCCGGCCAGCTCGGTGTCAACCCCGATGTCGTCGGAGAGATCGCTCGCGAGATCGCCGCCGCGGTCGACCGTGTCGAGATCGCGATCGTCGTCGGCGGCGGGAACTTCTTCCGCGGCGCCGAGCTGAGCCAGCGCGGCATGGACCGCGGGCGCGCCGACTACATGGGCATGCTCGGCACGGTCATGAACGCGCTCGCACTGCAGGACTTCCTCGAGCAGGCCGGCGCCGCCACCCGTGTGCAGTCGGCCATCTCGATGACCCAGGTCGCCGAGCCCTACATCCCGCGGCGCGCCGAGCGGCACATGGAGAAGGGGCGTGTCGTCATCTTCGGAGCCGGCGCCGGGCTGCCCTACTTCTCGACCGACACGGTCGCCGCGCAGCGCGCTCTCGAGATCAAGGCCGACGAGGTGCTGGTGGCGAAGAACGGCGTCGACGCGGTCTACACCGCCGACCCGAAGAAGGACCCCACGGCCGAGCGGATCGATCACATCACCTACTCCGATGCCCTCCAGCGCAGCCTGAAGGTGGTCGACTCGACCGCCTTCAGCCTCTGCATGGACAACGGCATCGACATGCGCGTGTTCGGCATGGAGCCCGGCGGCAACGTCACCCGCGCGCTCCTCGGCGAGTCGATCGGCACGCTCGTCACCGTCTGAGCGACGAGCCCTCGCAGACTAGACTTGACCGGACGTACCGACGAATGGAGTGACCGTGATCCCCGAGATCCTCGCTGACACGAAAACCCGCATGGAGCGCGCTGTCGAGGCGGCCAAGGAGGACTTCGCCACGGTCCGCACGGGCCGCGCGAACACCGCGCTGTTCCAGAAGATCCTCGTCGACTACTACGGCTCGCCGACCCCGCTCGCGCAGCTGGCGTCGCTGAACAACCCCGAGGCGCGCACGATCATCGTCACGCCCTACGACAAATCGGCACTGAAGGCCATCGAGCAGGCGATCCGCGACACGCCGAACCTCGGGGTGAACCCCACCAACGACGGCAACATCGTGCGCGTGACCATGCCCGAGCTGACCGAGGAGCGCCGCAAGGAGTACGTCAAGCTCGTGCGCTCGAAGGGTGAGGACCACAAGGTCCACCTCCGTGGCATCCGGCGCAAGTCGAAGGACGAGCTCGACGGACTCAAGAGCGACGTGGGCGAGGACGAGCTTGTCCGCGGTGAGAAGGAGCTCGAGGCGCTCACGCGTGCGCATGTCGACCTGATCGACGAAGCGCTCAAGCGCAAAGAGACCGAGCTCCTCGAGGTCTGACGCGCATGAGCGTACCCGGTGACGACGTCCCACCGAAGCCCGATCGCGAGCGGTCGCGCTCGCGCGATTCCGGTGACTCGTCGTTCCATCATCAGGTGCGTGCCGCCCGGAGCGAGTTCGAGAACCAGATCGTCAAGGCGCGTGCCGACCTCGAGCAGGCCAACGAGCGCATCAATGCGCGCACAGGACGCAACCTCATCCTCGCCACGCTGATCGGGCTCGCCATCGGAGCCGTGGTGGTGGGCTCGCTGATCTTCGTGAAGTGGGTCTTC
Protein-coding sequences here:
- the pyrH gene encoding UMP kinase, which gives rise to MNDEKTGRRRVLLKLSGEAFGAGQLGVNPDVVGEIAREIAAAVDRVEIAIVVGGGNFFRGAELSQRGMDRGRADYMGMLGTVMNALALQDFLEQAGAATRVQSAISMTQVAEPYIPRRAERHMEKGRVVIFGAGAGLPYFSTDTVAAQRALEIKADEVLVAKNGVDAVYTADPKKDPTAERIDHITYSDALQRSLKVVDSTAFSLCMDNGIDMRVFGMEPGGNVTRALLGESIGTLVTV
- the frr gene encoding ribosome recycling factor, yielding MIPEILADTKTRMERAVEAAKEDFATVRTGRANTALFQKILVDYYGSPTPLAQLASLNNPEARTIIVTPYDKSALKAIEQAIRDTPNLGVNPTNDGNIVRVTMPELTEERRKEYVKLVRSKGEDHKVHLRGIRRKSKDELDGLKSDVGEDELVRGEKELEALTRAHVDLIDEALKRKETELLEV